A section of the Marinoscillum sp. 108 genome encodes:
- a CDS encoding RNA polymerase sigma factor: MTREEELALIEASKKEPGAFRPLYQKYYGQILGYVAKKIGNTTLAEEITSDVFFKALTKINLFRPSGHSISPWLYKIALNEIRMHFRKTQKENYLFDRKTLVEPLHLFELPGDHEVLERLEKILLQQKEKDLTLLELRFYQGLKFEEVGQVLGMSHENAKKRTYRLLEKLRTELMEKA, encoded by the coding sequence ATGACCAGGGAAGAAGAATTAGCGTTGATAGAAGCCAGCAAAAAGGAGCCAGGAGCTTTCCGGCCCCTTTACCAAAAATACTATGGCCAAATCCTTGGGTACGTGGCAAAGAAAATAGGGAATACCACCCTGGCTGAAGAAATCACCTCAGATGTCTTCTTCAAAGCACTGACCAAAATTAACCTTTTCCGGCCCTCAGGGCATTCCATCTCTCCTTGGCTCTATAAAATAGCACTGAACGAAATCAGAATGCATTTTAGGAAAACTCAAAAAGAAAATTACCTATTTGACAGGAAGACCTTAGTAGAACCTCTTCATCTTTTTGAACTGCCTGGAGATCATGAAGTGCTTGAGCGGCTGGAAAAAATACTCCTCCAACAAAAGGAAAAAGACCTCACCCTGCTGGAACTCAGGTTTTATCAGGGTCTGAAATTTGAAGAAGTAGGGCAGGTACTCGGCATGAGCCATGAAAACGCTAAAAAGAGGACGTACAGGCTGCTGGAAAAACTAAGAACAGAACTAATGGAGAAGGCATGA
- the metK gene encoding methionine adenosyltransferase, producing MSYLFTSESVSEGHPDKIADQISDALVDHFLAFDPQSKVACETLVTTGQVVLAGEVKSKTYLDVQQLARDVIRKIGYTKSEYMFEANSCGILSSIHEQSPDINQGVDRQDPKLQGAGDQGMMFGYATDETENYMPLALDISHRILRELAALRRANDEITYLRPDAKSQVTIEYSDDNQPVKIVAIVVSTQHDDFDEESKMLEKIKKDIISILIPRVKAQLSPELQKLFTDDIKYHINPTGKFVIGGPHGDAGLTGRKIIVDTYGGKGAHGGGAFSGKDPSKVDRSAAYATRHIAKNLVAAGVCKEVLVQVSYAIGVVEPMGIFIDTYGTSNVSLTDGEIARKVEEIFDMTPYGIETRLKLRTPMYLDAAAYGHMGRKSETVTRSFTNGEGETKSMTFETFTWEKLDYIDKVKAAFAL from the coding sequence ATGTCATACCTATTTACCTCTGAGTCCGTGTCTGAAGGGCACCCGGACAAAATTGCTGATCAGATTTCTGATGCGCTAGTCGATCATTTTTTGGCTTTTGACCCGCAATCCAAAGTAGCCTGCGAAACGCTGGTAACTACCGGACAGGTAGTGCTGGCCGGGGAGGTAAAATCCAAAACCTATCTGGATGTACAGCAGCTTGCGCGGGATGTCATCAGGAAAATAGGCTATACCAAGTCTGAATACATGTTTGAAGCCAACTCATGTGGTATTCTATCTTCCATCCATGAGCAGTCTCCGGACATCAATCAGGGGGTAGACAGACAGGACCCCAAGCTACAAGGTGCAGGCGATCAGGGCATGATGTTTGGCTATGCCACTGATGAGACAGAGAATTATATGCCTTTGGCTCTGGACATTTCTCATCGCATTCTGAGGGAGCTTGCGGCACTGAGAAGAGCCAACGACGAAATCACCTACCTGCGTCCGGATGCAAAGTCGCAGGTGACTATCGAATATTCTGACGACAATCAGCCAGTGAAAATAGTGGCTATAGTGGTTTCTACACAGCACGACGATTTTGATGAAGAGTCCAAAATGCTGGAGAAAATCAAAAAAGACATTATCAGCATTCTTATCCCGAGGGTGAAAGCCCAGCTCAGCCCGGAATTGCAGAAACTATTTACTGATGACATCAAATACCACATCAATCCTACCGGGAAATTCGTAATCGGCGGTCCTCACGGTGATGCAGGCCTCACAGGCCGTAAAATCATCGTGGATACTTATGGTGGAAAGGGCGCACATGGAGGAGGAGCCTTCTCAGGCAAAGACCCCTCTAAAGTAGACAGATCTGCTGCCTATGCTACCCGACACATCGCCAAAAACCTGGTAGCGGCGGGAGTATGTAAAGAAGTATTGGTGCAGGTTTCATATGCCATAGGCGTTGTGGAGCCTATGGGTATTTTCATTGATACCTACGGCACCTCCAATGTGAGTCTTACGGACGGAGAGATTGCCAGAAAAGTAGAAGAGATCTTTGATATGACGCCATATGGAATAGAGACCCGACTGAAACTTAGAACCCCCATGTATCTGGATGCTGCGGCATATGGACATATGGGAAGAAAGTCTGAGACGGTGACACGAAGTTTCACCAATGGTGAGGGCGAAACCAAGTCCATGACTTTTGAAACTTTTACCTGGGAAAAACTAGACTATATAGATAAGGTGAAGGCAGCATTTGCTCTATAA
- a CDS encoding SAM-dependent methyltransferase: MQKGSVFLIPTYLSDHHEASFLAPLVLDVIKNTDYFLVENVRTARRFISSLKLGLDISTLEFEVLDKKSTPAEISQYMAPVIAGKDVGVISEAGLPGLADPGQLAVTFAHRNGLRVIPLPGASSIQTAVTSSGFSGQQFTFHGYLPIQKAERLKAIKNLEQQLTSTGYTQVFMETPFRNMSLISDLVDTLSHHVNLNIAADIFGQHEFIKTQTIAAWRKQKKDLHKIPSVFSIGHFS; encoded by the coding sequence ATGCAAAAAGGCTCCGTTTTTCTTATCCCCACATACCTCTCAGATCACCATGAGGCTTCATTTTTGGCTCCATTGGTGCTGGACGTGATCAAAAACACCGACTACTTCCTGGTAGAGAATGTGCGGACAGCCCGCAGGTTTATCAGCAGTCTGAAACTTGGTTTGGACATCAGCACTTTAGAATTTGAGGTACTGGATAAGAAATCAACCCCTGCCGAAATCAGCCAATATATGGCTCCTGTCATAGCAGGAAAAGACGTTGGCGTGATCTCTGAAGCCGGGCTTCCCGGGCTGGCCGATCCAGGTCAACTAGCGGTGACTTTTGCTCATCGAAATGGCCTGCGGGTCATTCCACTTCCGGGCGCCTCATCCATTCAAACAGCGGTGACCAGCTCAGGATTCAGCGGTCAGCAGTTCACTTTTCATGGCTATTTGCCGATTCAAAAGGCTGAGCGGCTGAAAGCCATTAAAAATCTGGAACAGCAGCTGACCTCCACCGGGTACACACAGGTATTTATGGAGACACCCTTTCGTAACATGAGCCTGATATCCGATCTCGTAGACACCCTTTCTCACCATGTCAATTTGAACATTGCTGCAGATATATTTGGACAGCATGAATTTATCAAAACACAAACCATTGCGGCCTGGAGAAAACAGAAAAAAGATTTGCACAAAATACCGTCTGTGTTCAGCATTGGTCATTTCTCCTAA
- a CDS encoding alpha/beta fold hydrolase, with protein MKLNYRKLGSGSPLFILHGVFGSSDNWQTLGKEFAEYYTVYLIDQRNHGNSPHSSEMSYEAMVSDLQKLMDNEGLNTIDILGHSMGGKTAMNFAVTFPERIEKLIVVDIAPIYYPPHHQQIFEGFHSIDLQRIESRKEADQQMAKKVKEFGVRQFILKNLTRNEENQFAWKINLQAIEQNIETLGSGLTEGQTFDKKTLFIGGSKSDYIQQKDHQTIQNHFPQARIRMVEGAGHWVHAEKPEELKTLVLAFLQQ; from the coding sequence ATGAAATTAAACTACAGAAAGCTGGGATCCGGATCCCCGCTCTTTATTTTACATGGAGTATTTGGCTCCTCTGACAACTGGCAAACACTAGGGAAGGAGTTTGCCGAATACTACACCGTCTACCTGATCGACCAAAGAAACCATGGAAACTCTCCGCACAGCAGCGAGATGAGTTACGAGGCAATGGTATCTGACCTGCAGAAACTCATGGACAACGAAGGGCTCAATACCATCGATATTTTAGGGCATTCTATGGGTGGGAAAACAGCTATGAATTTTGCTGTGACCTTTCCCGAGCGGATTGAAAAATTGATTGTAGTGGACATTGCACCAATCTATTACCCCCCGCATCACCAGCAAATATTCGAAGGCTTTCATTCTATCGATCTCCAACGCATTGAAAGTCGCAAGGAAGCCGATCAGCAGATGGCCAAGAAAGTAAAAGAGTTCGGGGTAAGGCAGTTCATCCTGAAAAACCTCACCAGAAACGAGGAGAATCAATTTGCCTGGAAAATCAACCTGCAGGCCATAGAACAAAACATAGAAACGTTAGGCAGCGGCCTTACTGAGGGACAAACCTTCGATAAAAAAACCCTCTTTATCGGAGGATCCAAGAGTGACTACATTCAGCAAAAAGATCATCAGACGATCCAGAATCATTTTCCTCAGGCACGTATACGGATGGTCGAGGGTGCCGGACATTGGGTACACGCCGAAAAGCCAGAGGAACTGAAAACACTGGTATTAGCATTTCTTCAACAATAA